In the genome of Leptotrichia sp. HSP-536, the window AGGCAATTTCCTTAAGCATTTTCAAAAATAAATCATATTGCCCATGAATATCTGACATTACAAAAATTCGGTCATAATCATTTTCGTTTATTTTTTCTATCTTAATTTTATTTTCCATAAAAATCACTCATTTTCTGCAAATCTAGCAAAAATTATTTTTTTAAAATACTCCAAATCCATTAATTTCAATAAATCTAAACAATAAATCGTTCATCAATTTTTCATTTTTATGATCATCATATGGCAAAGTAAATTCGCCATCCCGATTTGTCCACAGCCTGTCATAATAGTCTAAAATATCCTTAGAAATTTTTTGATCATATGACGATATAATCTTTAATTCATTTTCAAGGTTAAAATTTCTCATATTTCTTCTTGTAAAATTTGTCGAACCGCCGTAAGTTATCAAATAATCATTTTTCAAGATGGAAAGCATTTTTACGTGGTACATTTCTTCGCCTTTGTTGTAAAATTTGACATTTATGTCGTAATTGTGTTTTCTTGCGTATTTCATAAGCTCTCCAGCAGCGGCTTTGTTGGGAAGTCCTGCAGTTGAATTATTTAGGATTATTTCAAATTTTACTCCGCGTCTTGCAGCTTTTCTGATATCGTTGATTATTCCTCTGTCGGATAGAAAAAATTGGGCAATGATAACCTTTTCTCCAAATTGTGCGTTTTTTAATTCTTCGGAAATATCTTTAGCGGTGGCTCCATTTGTAAAATATTGTAATTTTAATTTATCATTTTCTGAAAATGGAATTTTGCTAAAGTCCTTTTCAGGCAATTTTCTTTTTAAGCTTCCATCTTTTTTTGTAATTTTAGCGACAGGCTTCTCCTGTTCGTAAATTTCTTTTATTACTGGAGATGAAAACTTGAATGCCACATTTGAATGCTTTGAACCTTCTGCGTGTGGATTTGCTGATGTCAGCATTGCGGTATTTTCATTCATAATTAGCTTTCTATGATTGGCTTTTGCATTTAATGCCCTTAAAAGGCTACGGATTGTAATTTTGTCAGTCCCTTCGTAAAATGGGTTTTTAGTTTTTCCACGATTTTTTGGGTTTCCGAAAGGCTGGATAAACAAACGCCACGGAACTGAATAAACTAGTGCCGGATCTCTTAACTTTGTCAAATCCACATATCCAATCTTGACGCCAGCTTTCTCGAGCTTCTTATGAGTCTTATTGTCAAATGCCCCATAAAATGTATTGCTTTCATCAAGTATCAAATAAATTTCCACATTCGGATCCTTCTCCCTCTTTTCCAATATTTTCTGTGCAAATTCTTCTGCAATCGGCAACGGCTCTAACTTTTCCTTAACACCTTTTCCAACAAAATCGTTAAACACAAAAATGTCCATCAGGAAAAAATCCTGAGCTTTATCTAAAATATCATAAGCCTGTTCCCATATCTGTCTTTCATAATGTGTTTCTCCATTTTTTTTATATGTTAAATCATAATAAAAGTCAACATTATCTGCATTATAAATTTCACTTTTTGATGAAAGCCCTTTTGAAAGTGAAGTACATGAAAAAGTTCCTAATAATAAAAATGCAAATGAAAAAATAATTTTTTTATTCATGCCAAATACTCCTTTATTTTTTATTCCATTAAATTATAACAATTTTTTCCAAATTTTTCCATTTGAATTTTTGAAAAGAAAAAACTTTTTATAAAACGTTTATATAAAAAGAAAGACTGCCATTCCTGACAGCCTTCCCTTCTTAAGCTATTTCTTAATACGTTATAGAATTTCTTCATTGCATTGTTAGCTGTTTCTACACCTTTTAGAAAATGCAGATTTCTTGCTATCTTTTGTTAAAATTAATCACTTTAAGCTAGTTTTATTAGAATAACGCTCTTAATCCTAAACCTGCCTTGAAGTTATGTCCTTTTGTATCAAATCCTGTATTTACAGTAAATCCTAATCTTCCGTTGTCTAATCCTAACTTAAGATCTGACTTGAAGTTTCCTTTTCTGTTTTCCTTGTCACCTTTGATTGTATAGTAATCTGTCCAAGCTCCTTTAATCTTAGCTTCATTTTCTACACCAGACAATTTTCCTAATTCAGTTTCATAACTTAATCCTATACTAGCTACGAAGTTTGATTTTTTGAATACTGGCTGTGTATATTTGAAGTCTACTCCAGCATTTGGCTTAACAGAATAGTAGTCATTGCTCTTAACTTTTAATGCCATGTCTCCTTCTTCATTTAAAGTAGAGAATCTTCCGTATTGAAAGTCTAATCCTACGTTAGGAACGATGCTGAATCCTGCTGTAATTGGGAATTCTTTTTCAAGACGGGCATTAATGTCTGCACCATAAGTGTAGTAGTCAGATTTAGCTCTGAACTCCTTGTCAATTACAAAGAATCTACGTTTATTGTTAGTTTTACCAAGGAATGCATCTCCACCGATTGTGAATGTGAATGTTCCATTTTCATCTAATGGTGTTTGTTTGAATAATCCAGCTTTCAACATAGCTTGATTTTCATATGATCTAGCTAAATCTCTGAAAGTGAAGTAGTTATTTACAGCACCAGCATACCATCCAGAACGATCACCAAGTTTAACAGTTTCATCTTCATGAAGATATACAAATCCTCCTGCATTACTATGCCAGTCAGGGATTCCTGCTGTGTCAGTCTTGTATTCTTCTCTTCTTCCAAATGCTTTAATCTTGTTAGAATCTTTAGAAGCATTACCTTCATTTCTTAATTGAGCTAATTCATCTGTAAGGATATTAGATGTAACATTTATTCTTTGTTGGATTCCACCGTGAATGTGTCCTCTCATTTGATCAAATGCCTGAGCTAATATATGTCCTTCTCCATTTCCTAAGCTATTAAGTTTATTAAAGATCATTTTTTCTGAACTTCCTGGTCTTGCGATTTCATACAAGTTATCCAAGTTATTAGTGAAGTTTACAAGAGATTTATCATTATCAAATGCAAATGAGTGATAAGGCACTTTACTTAAGTATATTTCTGTTAACTGGTTATTTGCATCAGGTTTAGCTTTTACTTGCCAAGTCAAACTTGCAGACAATGGATTAACAATTGCTCCACCTGCTAGATTAGATA includes:
- a CDS encoding phospholipase D-like domain-containing protein encodes the protein MNKKIIFSFAFLLLGTFSCTSLSKGLSSKSEIYNADNVDFYYDLTYKKNGETHYERQIWEQAYDILDKAQDFFLMDIFVFNDFVGKGVKEKLEPLPIAEEFAQKILEKREKDPNVEIYLILDESNTFYGAFDNKTHKKLEKAGVKIGYVDLTKLRDPALVYSVPWRLFIQPFGNPKNRGKTKNPFYEGTDKITIRSLLRALNAKANHRKLIMNENTAMLTSANPHAEGSKHSNVAFKFSSPVIKEIYEQEKPVAKITKKDGSLKRKLPEKDFSKIPFSENDKLKLQYFTNGATAKDISEELKNAQFGEKVIIAQFFLSDRGIINDIRKAARRGVKFEIILNNSTAGLPNKAAAGELMKYARKHNYDINVKFYNKGEEMYHVKMLSILKNDYLITYGGSTNFTRRNMRNFNLENELKIISSYDQKISKDILDYYDRLWTNRDGEFTLPYDDHKNEKLMNDLLFRFIEINGFGVF